A part of Tardiphaga sp. vice304 genomic DNA contains:
- a CDS encoding lytic transglycosylase domain-containing protein, which yields MSSTRTTPPLRKPRTRRGVSGLRRRLGRRLRGLRGLRPRWAARPVAVRIVIVVAALLIGAPLVNLVVQLVRKPTELLFFADTVLNKPPTETWRHYGARFRNYSTDAVSPELLAALTQTESTGNPAVRTYWRWRWGWNPFAWYRPASSAVGLLQMTDPAFAEASRFCIRGHVVVSDCWFTSLYFRSLPGHAIELASIYLDRQTASVLIAVPGKAPSAPQKQDLAAVIHLCGAGPGRAFVRRGFRPAPGERCGDHSVAGYLGRVNAMKQQFVRLAANNPG from the coding sequence ATGTCTTCGACGCGCACCACGCCTCCGCTCCGCAAACCGCGCACAAGGCGTGGCGTATCCGGTCTCAGGCGACGCCTCGGACGCCGGCTGCGCGGGCTGCGCGGGCTGCGGCCGCGCTGGGCGGCCCGGCCGGTCGCGGTCCGCATCGTGATCGTCGTGGCCGCGCTGCTGATCGGCGCGCCGCTCGTCAATCTCGTCGTGCAGCTAGTGCGCAAGCCTACCGAGCTTTTGTTCTTTGCGGACACCGTGCTGAACAAGCCGCCCACCGAGACCTGGCGGCACTACGGCGCGCGGTTCCGGAACTATTCGACCGACGCCGTCTCGCCCGAATTGCTGGCCGCGCTGACGCAGACCGAGAGCACCGGCAATCCGGCCGTGCGGACCTATTGGCGCTGGCGGTGGGGCTGGAATCCGTTCGCTTGGTACCGGCCCGCCTCCAGCGCCGTCGGCCTGTTGCAGATGACCGATCCGGCCTTTGCCGAGGCCTCGCGCTTTTGCATCCGCGGCCATGTGGTGGTCAGCGATTGCTGGTTCACCAGCCTGTATTTTCGCTCGCTGCCCGGCCACGCCATCGAGCTGGCGTCGATCTATCTCGACCGCCAGACCGCCTCCGTGCTGATCGCCGTGCCCGGCAAGGCGCCGAGCGCGCCGCAGAAGCAGGATCTCGCGGCCGTCATCCATCTGTGCGGCGCCGGGCCCGGCCGCGCCTTCGTGCGCCGCGGCTTCCGGCCCGCGCCGGGCGAGCGCTGCGGCGATCACTCCGTCGCGGGCTATCTCGGCCGCGTCAACGCCATGAAGCAGCAGTTCGTGCGGCTCGCCGCGAACAATCCGGGCTGA